CAGCGATGCGTAAATTAGCCCAGCAGATTTATGGGGTCTGGTCATCCCGTCGACCTTACAACGCCACCCACGGACTTCCTTCACTGGAATCTTTTACCGCTTGACTTTCAAGACGGAATCTCCGCTCTTCCTCATGAGTCCAGCCCATGAGTCCAGCACTGAGGAGCCAGCCGCCTGTTGATACTGAACCCAACCTGAACGTTCACTCACGCGCAAGGCCGCCGGGCAGCACACGCTGAGGTATGACTGACGACCGCGACAAGATCATCCCGGTAGACCCCACGCTGTCCGCCCGCCAGCCCGAAACTCGGGATGAACCCGTCCAGGCCGAACAGGGGCCGCCCCCCGCCGATTACGCCGAACGGCCCGCTTCCGGGGCGCCGCTGCCGAACGGGGAAAGGCTCTCCGGCAGTCAGGTCACCGACCTGCTGGGCACCGAAGAGGCCGATACGGTCAATGGCACCAACCGGGCCTTGCAGGAAGCGGGGGGCCTCGATCCGGACGCCAGCCAGAACTGAATACCCCACCTCCAGACGCCGGGCTGCCCCCTGGCGTCCTTACACTGTCAGGTGTGCAAAGCCTCACTGAACTGCGCCAGGTGTGCGCGGCCCTTCCCCACTCGCAGGAAACTTTTCCCTTCGACCTGACCACCCTGGTGTTCAAAGTGACCGGCAAAATGTACGCCCTGACCAGCCTCGACGCCCAGCACCCCAGCGTCAGCCTGAAAGTCAAGCCGGACGACGGCGAGGAACTCCGAAGGGCCTTCAGTGCCATCACGCCCGGCTACCACCTGAACAAACGCCACTGGATCACCGTGCCGCTGGACGGCAGCGTGCCGGACGCCCTGCTGCGCGAGCTGGTTCAGGGCAGTTACGCGCTGGTGGTGCGCGGCCTGACCCGCGCCGCGCGCAAGGAGCTGAATCTATGAAAGGAGTTGGGCCTATGAAAGTGATCCTGGGAGCGGGTGAGCAGCGCTGGGACGGCTGGTTTCCCACCCAGCAGGCCGAACTGGACTTGACCCGTCCGGCCTCGTTCGCCGCGTACTTCGGTGACTCGCGGGCCGACGCGATCCTATGCGAGCACGTCTGGGAGCACCTGCACAGGCACGAAGCTGTCGCAGCGGCGAAACTCGTGTTCGACTTCCTGAAGCCCGGTGGTTTCCTGCGTGTCGCCGTGCCGGACGGCCACCACCCGGATCCGGCTTACCTGGCGCTGGTGGCCGTCCACGGGCCGGGGCCAGCCGCCGACCATCAGGTGCTGTATACCCTGGACACCTTCACCGCCGTGTTCGAGCAGGCCGGTTTCACGGTGCGCCCCCTGGAATGGTGGGACGCCGACCATCACTTTCACCATACCGACTGGAACCCCGAGGACGCGCCCGTTTATCGCTCAAGCCGCCTGGATCACCGCAACGCCGCCTGGCGCGAGGGACATGCCCCGCCCGGCTTCACCAGCCTGATTCTGAACGCACTGAAACCGGCCTGATAAGCGTCCCGTTTGTTTCGTTCTCCCTCCGGCAGAGCACCGGAGGGTTCACTTCACGTCCGGGACGCTTTTTCTTCCTGCTCCCGTTGGTCGGATTGAACAGTTCTTCTATAACTGTTCAACCGGAATCCTTAGGGGCCAGCTGCCACAGTGCATGCCATAGTGCAGGGCGTGACTGCTCAGACCGCGCCCATTGTCCTGGACACCATTCGCCAGCGCCGCACCATCGACCTCCTGAAACTGAAGCCGGATCCGGTGCCGCAGGATGTGCTGGAAGCCATTCTGACCGCCGGAACGTGGGCGCCCACCCACGGGAAACATCAGCCCTGGCGGTTCACGGTGTTCACGGGCGAGGGCCGCCGCAAACTGGCCGACCTGTTCGCCCGCGCCTACGCGGCCAGCAGCGCCAAGGATGCCGGCAGCCCGGACGCGCAGGAAAATCAGCGCGTGCGCGTCATGCGGGCGCCCGTGTGGATCAGCCTGGAGCTGCACGTGCCCCAGCCGCCCCGCTTTCCGCAGTGGGAGGAGGAACACGCCCTGGCCGCCGCCGCGCAGAACATGCTGCTGGCCGCCACCGCCTTTGGCCTGGCCAGCAAGTGGGTTTCCGGCGTGGCCATGATCAGCCCGCTGACCGCCCACGAACTGGGGGCACCGGAACTGCGCGGCTTCATTTTCCTGGGGTACGCCGCCGAGCAGCCCAAGGACAGCACCCGCACCCCGCTGGAAGAAAAAGTCGTGTGGGTCAGGGACTAAAGATCAGGGTCACTGCGGGGTAAGGCCTGTTTCTACAGGTTCTCCTTGAAGAATTGCACGCTGCGGCGCAGGGCCAGGCCCAGGTTGCCGCTGAGGTTGTGGTTGTCGCCCTCGTACCGGAAGGCCGTGAAGGGCTGCTGCGCGGCCCGCAGGTCGCTGGCCAGGTCGACCTGAAAGCTGTACGGAACGTCCTTGTCGGCAGTGCCGTGGTGCAGTTGCAGCGGGCGGCCCCGGAGGTCTTGCAGGTAGGCGTTGGGGCTGAGCAGGCGCAGGTAACGCCGGTTCAGGCTGTCCAGCGTGGGTTTTTCCTCGCCGCCGGGGGGGCGCCAGTCGGTCGCCAGCACGTCGTAACTGGCGATCACGCCAGCCCACAGCGACGCGGCTTTCAGGTCCGGGTCGACCAGCATGGCCCGCAGGCTCAGTTGCCCGCCCATGCTGTGCCCCCACAGGCCCAGCCTTCTGGCGTTGACGCGCGGGTCTTTTTTGAGACTGGCTGCCGCGTTCAGCACGTCGACCGTGTAGCCGGGGTCGTTGTACCCGCCGCCCGCGCTGCCCTCACTGTCGCCGTGGCCCCGGTAATCACTTTTCAGCGTGACGAAGCCGTTGCGTGCAAAGGCGTCCTGGTACGCCACATACCGCTCGGTGGTGCGGTACTCGTCAGGCGGAATGTACCCGTGGTTGAACACGATAGCGGGCCAGCCCCCTTTCGGCGCGGGGCCGTCCGGCACGGTCAGCAGCCCGTAAATCTTCAGCCCATCCGACTGGTACGACACCACGTAGCGAGCATAATTCGCGCCCCGGTTCAGTGTCCTGATTTTGGTCAGGGCGCTGCCGGGGTACTCACGCGCCCGCAACGCCTGAAGGCTGATGGGTTGCTGCGCCACGAAGGTCTTCAGGGCCGCGTCGGTGACGTTGCCGAAAGGATCGGTGCGAATCACGTTGCCCGGATCGCTTTGCACGGGCGTTTGTGGAACAGGCGTTTGCGGAGTGGGCGCACCCGGTTCGCTGGCCGGCGCAGCGCTTTGCCAGGGCACCTCGAAGGGCAGGCGCTGGGGCTGCGTGAAGGCCACGTACCCGGCCCCGCCGATCAGCAGCAGCAGGGCGAGGTTCACCACTCCCCTCACAGGCGCTCCTTGAAAAACGCCACCGAGCGGTTCAGCGCCACGGACAGGTTGCGGCTGAGGTTGTGGTCGTCGCCGGGGTACACGTAACTCTGCACGCTTTTCCCGGCGGCTTTCACCTGCCCCGAGAGGGCCGTGTGAAAGGCCACCGGCACCTCGGCGTCCGCCGTACCGATGTGCAGTTGCAGGGGGCCGCCCAGGTCTTTCAGAAAGTGGTTGGCGCTCAGGGAATTCCAGAAACCCGGGTTCGCCTCTGGCGTGCCGTACTGCGCCACGGCCTGCTTGCGCAGGTTCAGGACGCGCCGCGGAATGCTGCTGGGCGCGCGGTTATGCCACTGGGTCATCATCTGGTTGTAGTCACCGACCACCCCGGCCCAGATCACCCCGACCTTGATGCGGCGGTCGATGACCATGCTGCGCAGGGTGATAAACCCCCCCATGCTGTGGCCCCACATGCCGATGCGCTCGGCGTTCACGCGCTGATCCTGCCGCAGACTGCCCAGGGCGTTCAGAACGTCGGTGGTATAGCCGGGCGTGTAATAAGCGCCCAGTGCCTCACCCTGACTGCTCCCATGGCCCCGGTAATCACTTTTGAGCGTAATGAAGCCGTTGCGCGCAAAAGCGTCCTGGTACGCCACATATTTCTCGGTGGTGCGGTAGACATTGGGCGGAATGTACCCGTGGTTAAACACGATAGCGGGCCAGCCCCCTTTCGGCGCGGGGCCGTTCGGCACGGTCAGCAGGCCGTAAATCTTCAGCCCGTCGGACTGGTACGACACCACGTAACGCCGGTAATTGCTTCCGGCCCGCAGGGTCTGCTCGACCTTCAGGGCGCTGCCGGGGTACTTTTTCGTGCGGGCGGCGGCAATGCTCATGTCGGCAGCGTCCACTTTTGCCAGCGTGGCGGCCGACTGCGCCGGGGCCATCCCGAGAGAACCGAGCAGCAAAGCAGCAAGGAGACGCTTCATGCCGCCACTGTAAGGAATGCGCTGCGGACTGAAGGAAGTGGAAGGCACGCTGGGCCTTATGGCGGCCCTTAGCGTCGCTTCAGCAAAACGGCATAAAAAAAAGTGTTTCTGGAACCCGCCGCAGCTTTCAGCTGAACTCAGGGCAACGTTTGAGGGCTCGGCAGACTGATATCCCGGGATTTCAGTGAAGGCTATGGCCCACTGAAAAAGAATCCGTCAGGCTACGGCCATGCCGCACGAACAACTGGATATGCAGCGCCTGACTGGCGCCTCCGCCGCCCGCGCCTTGAAGGAAAACTTCGGTTTCCTGGGCCTGTTCGTCCACCCCCGCTCACCCAGCGAGGTGGCCGGGAAGGCAGGCATGCCGCCCAACCTGGCGCACCACCACGCCCGCAAACTGGCCGACCTGGGCCTGCTGTTTCAGCAGCGCCGCGAGGGCCGGCGGGTGTACTACCAGCTGGTCGCCCGCGAGTTCCGGGTGCCGTGGGCCGTGGTGCCGCCCGTTGACGAAACCGCCGGGGAACTCGGCAGCATTGGGCGCCTGAGCGCCGCTTTCAGGGAAGCCTATGAAAAGTCGTGGCTGGCCGCGGGAGAAACCGCCGAGTATGTCGCGGGGTTCAGCGACGTGGCCACCCCCAGCCTTTCGCCAGAGGAAGTTCTTGACCCCCCGGCGCAGCCCATGCCGACGCACTTCGACGCCCTGACCCTGCGCCTCCCCCCGGAGCGTTACCGCCAGCTGGCCCGCGACCTCAGCCGTCTGCTGGACGAAGCCATGCAGGAGGGCCTCAAAGAGCAGGGGCACGTCTGCACGCTGGCGGTGCTGGCCTTCGAGGGATCGGCGGAACAGGC
The Deinococcus fonticola genome window above contains:
- a CDS encoding MmcQ/YjbR family DNA-binding protein produces the protein MQSLTELRQVCAALPHSQETFPFDLTTLVFKVTGKMYALTSLDAQHPSVSLKVKPDDGEELRRAFSAITPGYHLNKRHWITVPLDGSVPDALLRELVQGSYALVVRGLTRAARKELNL
- a CDS encoding class I SAM-dependent methyltransferase yields the protein MKVILGAGEQRWDGWFPTQQAELDLTRPASFAAYFGDSRADAILCEHVWEHLHRHEAVAAAKLVFDFLKPGGFLRVAVPDGHHPDPAYLALVAVHGPGPAADHQVLYTLDTFTAVFEQAGFTVRPLEWWDADHHFHHTDWNPEDAPVYRSSRLDHRNAAWREGHAPPGFTSLILNALKPA
- a CDS encoding nitroreductase family protein; translation: MTAQTAPIVLDTIRQRRTIDLLKLKPDPVPQDVLEAILTAGTWAPTHGKHQPWRFTVFTGEGRRKLADLFARAYAASSAKDAGSPDAQENQRVRVMRAPVWISLELHVPQPPRFPQWEEEHALAAAAQNMLLAATAFGLASKWVSGVAMISPLTAHELGAPELRGFIFLGYAAEQPKDSTRTPLEEKVVWVRD
- a CDS encoding alpha/beta hydrolase family protein, with the protein product MRGVVNLALLLLIGGAGYVAFTQPQRLPFEVPWQSAAPASEPGAPTPQTPVPQTPVQSDPGNVIRTDPFGNVTDAALKTFVAQQPISLQALRAREYPGSALTKIRTLNRGANYARYVVSYQSDGLKIYGLLTVPDGPAPKGGWPAIVFNHGYIPPDEYRTTERYVAYQDAFARNGFVTLKSDYRGHGDSEGSAGGGYNDPGYTVDVLNAAASLKKDPRVNARRLGLWGHSMGGQLSLRAMLVDPDLKAASLWAGVIASYDVLATDWRPPGGEEKPTLDSLNRRYLRLLSPNAYLQDLRGRPLQLHHGTADKDVPYSFQVDLASDLRAAQQPFTAFRYEGDNHNLSGNLGLALRRSVQFFKENL
- a CDS encoding alpha/beta hydrolase family protein: MKRLLAALLLGSLGMAPAQSAATLAKVDAADMSIAAARTKKYPGSALKVEQTLRAGSNYRRYVVSYQSDGLKIYGLLTVPNGPAPKGGWPAIVFNHGYIPPNVYRTTEKYVAYQDAFARNGFITLKSDYRGHGSSQGEALGAYYTPGYTTDVLNALGSLRQDQRVNAERIGMWGHSMGGFITLRSMVIDRRIKVGVIWAGVVGDYNQMMTQWHNRAPSSIPRRVLNLRKQAVAQYGTPEANPGFWNSLSANHFLKDLGGPLQLHIGTADAEVPVAFHTALSGQVKAAGKSVQSYVYPGDDHNLSRNLSVALNRSVAFFKERL
- a CDS encoding winged helix-turn-helix domain-containing protein yields the protein MPHEQLDMQRLTGASAARALKENFGFLGLFVHPRSPSEVAGKAGMPPNLAHHHARKLADLGLLFQQRREGRRVYYQLVAREFRVPWAVVPPVDETAGELGSIGRLSAAFREAYEKSWLAAGETAEYVAGFSDVATPSLSPEEVLDPPAQPMPTHFDALTLRLPPERYRQLARDLSRLLDEAMQEGLKEQGHVCTLAVLAFEGSAEQASEAQGEGRVSRQVSSFLGAKGEAQGAGAPAP